TCGGATAAAATACCCATGTCTAGTGTCTAGTAGTATTCTGAGGCTTCTAACCAAACGGTAGTCTCCGTCACGCTCTCTATATACAGAGGAAAAGTCAAATAAATGACATCCCACAAGTTTCCTTCTTTGTGAAAGCCCGAGAAAGGACAAAAGATAAAGGTTTCTACTTCCTAGAATAGCACCCAAAGGGTAGAAGAGCCATTTACTAATCGATTTTATATTTTGAGGTTCTTTGTTTCTCCACCTCCCAAGCTTCCACTGAAAACGACTCCAAAGCAACCTGCCTTAATACgctattatgatttttattgaACATTTTccttgattttataaaaatatcattacctATGGACCGACTTTCCtatataataagtttaataatgcgtttatatatctttttctcCCGTATAGAATCAATCCTTCCCTTTTgttctctctctcattttccttctcctcctctcaTTCATATTCTCAATAACCTGCTAATTAAGGAAAACAAGAATGGTAGATCTTGAAAGAAGAGTGTGTTGCATGTGTGGTGATGTGGGTTTCATCGATAAGCTCTTTCATTGCAGCAAGTGCCTTAATCGCTTTCAACACTCGTAtgtatttagatatttatatatctatatttgcATATTAACAACATATGTGTGCAatatcatcaccatcatcatgcATAGTAGCAGCATATAATAGATTTACTTGTCAAATCACTAGTATATATCGATTTAGGCAGATACTCATCATACATCAAATCACAAGCATGGATATatgatatatagatataatatattatatataggaTTTGTATATTGTCAAACCAGGAAGAACTACTTCAACTACCATACATACATGgcacataaatttatatcataaactcATAATCATAATATTCTTGATACAGGTACTGTAGTAGCTATTACAAAGAGCAAGCTGATCCAACTAAGATCTGCGATTGGTGTCAGTGGGAAGCGAAGAGTCCAACCGGAGCAAAGCACGGTGTTAACGGTAGATCATCTAAGAGATCGTATCGGTCGGAATATTCTTCAGCTCACCAGATCAAACAACAAGCGATTAACCAGATTACTACAAGTAGTAGTATTCCTCCAGCAGGCGACAAGGGTAAAACCGGCGCACCTTCTCCTAGATCGGCTACACGCAGGTACAAGCTTCTCAAGGATGTCATGTGTTAGTAAtgcttttccaagtaaccaaaagtTGAGAGTTATAGAGTAATTAGGATTCTGAGAGAATAAGACACATACATGTATGTAAGATATAAATAGGGATGTCGTAGATGTTGGCATGTTGCTATGAGTGTGAGAAGTAATGTAACTTACCTGCGGAGTTATGTATGTCATGGATATgatcattttagtattttaaataaataagtatttttgGATTTGAATCATTGGTTAATTCGTGATGAattgtgtatgtgtgtgtgtttttatacCTCAATCGATTTGCTGACACCATTCTGTTGCTATTTAAAAACAGTCCACATAGTTAACAGTCATATCCGCCTTATTTTTGCGATATTGATAACGATTCATTGTTTAGAAAAATGTTAATCAATAGTGTTATCTACGACTATGGAGGGAGTTATCTTAAACCTACGTTTAAGCCAATGTATATAGTCTATATGTAGACGGTAGACCTATCAGATTAAGTTTTAAAACATGGAAAACAGGTTCCGGTGATTGGTGATAGTTTTGGTTATTGTAAATGAGCTGTCGTCCCCTTGAAATACAACAAAACAAGGTTagcatttttttaaataaaggtTTTCATAAAACAAggttaacatgaaaaataagtCCCCAaggtttatatttttggttattgtAAATCATctgatataataaatataaaataaattatctgACCCGGCTTGAGTTTTGTCCCAAGTAGTTTACATGGTGAATCGTAACAGATGATCGGTTCACCCCCTTACATTAATcggaaaatatttcaaattcgAGTCAGGCAATATAATATCCAGTCCACTTTGTATCACTAAATGCGTTTTTCCGGGGTCGACCAGATCAATCGAtaagatttatcaaaataaaataaaataaataaatatagaaaatggTTGTTATATTAAGTTCATGCAAAAAATACTTCAAACATTTATATACTACATATTTTCCATGTGGCTCTAGCaaactaaatatttgttttgttagttGCAAGTGTTATTAgctaaataaaatttcaagtcaTCAAATCCATGAATTCATTCCtcacataaaatattataataacaaCATAAATTGTACTCCttccgtttcgaattatatgtcgttttggagcaaaattttcgtttcaaaataagtgtcgttttatgatttcaatacaaaatttattgactttttaatctaatctatttttctattggttgaaatctaattaggtgtattagtaatgatgtttttatctagtaaatatacaaaattaaatgttttattaatctgtgtgccgaagcctagaacgacaaataaattgaaacggagggagtataatattatattatagtgGTCATCAATAGTTTGGTTGAAAAGATAGGAACcactacaatatttatacaataaatgtgatacttttttaaaaaaaaatctggattTCTGTTTGACGACAGctcttatatatatttccttttttttgcaAATGGACAGCTCTTATATATTGGTAACGTAGCATATCAAAACATAGCATATCAAAACTTACATAGCATTTGACCACTAATAAAATTCGCATGTTGGATATTGCTTTGCATAACCTGGACTCGATTAAAAAATGTCTAAATGTTcttttgcccaaaaaaaaaaatgtctaaaTGTTCATGGTCTCACCGTGG
The sequence above is drawn from the Raphanus sativus cultivar WK10039 chromosome 7, ASM80110v3, whole genome shotgun sequence genome and encodes:
- the LOC108816124 gene encoding uncharacterized protein LOC108816124, with the protein product MVDLERRVCCMCGDVGFIDKLFHCSKCLNRFQHSYCSSYYKEQADPTKICDWCQWEAKSPTGAKHGVNGRSSKRSYRSEYSSAHQIKQQAINQITTSSSIPPAGDKGKTGAPSPRSATRRYKLLKDVMC